The Terriglobia bacterium genome includes a window with the following:
- a CDS encoding P-II family nitrogen regulator has translation MKKIEAIIQPSRLEHVKSALHEIGVEGMTVVEVRGHGRQKGHTEVYRGREYNVDLLPKMKIEIILPDRLVDPAVGAILGAAKTGKIGDGKIFIYPVEEAIRIRNDEHGEAAL, from the coding sequence ATGAAAAAGATTGAAGCCATTATTCAACCTTCACGACTTGAGCATGTGAAGTCCGCGCTGCACGAAATCGGCGTGGAGGGCATGACCGTCGTGGAAGTGCGCGGACATGGCCGGCAGAAAGGGCACACGGAAGTTTACCGGGGCAGGGAGTACAACGTGGACCTGCTGCCCAAAATGAAAATCGAAATCATCCTTCCAGACCGGCTTGTCGATCCCGCAGTAGGGGCAATTCTGGGCGCTGCCAAGACGGGCAAAATCGGCGACGGGAAGATCTTTATCTACCCCGTCGAGGAAGCCATCCGCATCCGCAACGACGAGCACGGCGAGGCCGCGTTGTAA
- a CDS encoding SIS domain-containing protein — protein sequence MVNTARNLSDYLAELKTVLDSLPLQQISRAAEILFECYQADHTVFTFGNGGSGALASHLVADLGKGTHFPGPKELAAVRRLRAMAVTDNMPMVTAWANDTHYEDVFMRQIENFLQPEDVAFAISGSGNSPNVLKALAYARGAGAITIGLGGFGGGKMKDLLDCPIIVPSSNMQQVEDAHLVISHMIFLDLKNRIAAMAAAVRMPG from the coding sequence TTGGTAAACACGGCAAGGAACCTGTCGGATTATCTTGCGGAACTCAAAACGGTTTTGGACAGCCTCCCACTCCAGCAGATCTCGAGAGCGGCGGAAATTTTGTTTGAATGCTACCAGGCTGATCATACGGTCTTCACGTTTGGCAATGGCGGCAGCGGGGCGCTGGCGTCACACCTGGTCGCCGACCTTGGCAAAGGCACGCACTTCCCCGGGCCCAAAGAACTGGCCGCTGTCAGGCGCCTCCGGGCGATGGCAGTGACGGACAATATGCCCATGGTGACCGCCTGGGCCAACGATACGCACTACGAAGACGTCTTCATGCGCCAGATCGAAAATTTCCTTCAGCCCGAAGACGTGGCCTTCGCCATCAGTGGGAGCGGGAATTCTCCGAACGTCCTCAAGGCCCTCGCATACGCCCGAGGCGCAGGCGCGATCACCATCGGACTGGGCGGGTTTGGCGGAGGCAAAATGAAGGACCTGCTGGATTGCCCCATCATCGTCCCTTCCAGCAACATGCAGCAGGTTGAGGACGCCCATCTCGTCATCAGCCACATGATTTTTCTTGACCTCAAGAACCGCATCGCGGCCATGGCGGCAGCCGTTCGCATGCCGGGCTAG
- a CDS encoding ammonium transporter has product MKRVSYAVMLIVALGLLAGPGVVRAAQQPAGVAQTLQPAAVGAQAASSSQAASPDRLQKLESEIAAAQSAGDNAWMLVCAALVLMMTGPGLALFYGGLVRKKNVLATMMQSFSMMALITVVWAIVGFSLCFAPGTSFIGGLSHLFLRGVGSAPDPAYAGTIPLGTYMVFQLMFAIITPALICGAFAERMKFSAMVLFMVLWSIIVYDPMAHMVWGKGGFLNAALGGAFPTLDFAGGTVVHITSGVSALVCALYLGKRVGFPSEPMPPHSVVLSVIGACLLWVGWFGFNAGSAVASSGLATSAFIATDFGAAAATIGWALAEWVRNGKPSVLGAISGAVAGLVAITPASGFVGPMPALIIGFIAGVFCYWMVSKVKALFGYDDSLDAFGVHGAGGTIGALLTGVFASSAINPIFKDAQGNTLPVGVIDGHSGQMLNQLVGVLIAWGLAIVGTLIILKFVDAVIGLRVPEEHEIQGLDLALHGEEGYTFEA; this is encoded by the coding sequence ATGAAACGCGTGTCTTATGCCGTGATGTTGATAGTTGCACTTGGCCTGCTTGCAGGGCCGGGCGTCGTGCGAGCCGCGCAGCAACCCGCCGGGGTGGCGCAAACTTTGCAGCCAGCGGCTGTGGGGGCACAAGCAGCATCGAGTTCCCAGGCGGCCAGCCCTGACCGGCTGCAAAAACTCGAGTCTGAAATCGCGGCCGCCCAAAGCGCCGGTGACAACGCCTGGATGCTGGTGTGCGCCGCGCTGGTGCTGATGATGACGGGCCCTGGCCTGGCGCTTTTCTACGGCGGCCTGGTGCGCAAGAAGAACGTGCTTGCCACCATGATGCAAAGCTTCTCGATGATGGCCTTGATCACGGTGGTCTGGGCCATTGTTGGCTTCAGCCTCTGTTTTGCTCCGGGAACTTCCTTCATCGGCGGCCTCAGTCATCTCTTCCTCCGCGGCGTGGGCAGCGCGCCCGATCCCGCTTACGCCGGCACGATTCCCCTCGGCACCTATATGGTTTTCCAGTTGATGTTTGCCATCATCACGCCCGCCTTGATTTGCGGAGCTTTTGCCGAACGTATGAAATTCAGTGCCATGGTCCTGTTCATGGTGCTCTGGTCCATCATCGTTTACGACCCCATGGCGCACATGGTGTGGGGCAAGGGCGGATTCCTCAACGCCGCGCTGGGCGGCGCTTTCCCTACGCTCGATTTCGCCGGCGGAACGGTGGTGCATATCACTTCAGGTGTGTCGGCCCTGGTCTGTGCGCTCTATCTGGGGAAACGCGTGGGCTTTCCCTCGGAGCCGATGCCTCCCCACAGCGTGGTGCTGAGCGTCATCGGGGCATGTCTGCTGTGGGTGGGATGGTTCGGATTTAACGCCGGCAGCGCGGTTGCTTCGAGCGGCCTGGCCACCAGCGCATTTATCGCCACCGATTTCGGGGCGGCCGCCGCGACCATCGGGTGGGCGCTTGCGGAGTGGGTGCGCAACGGCAAGCCCAGCGTCCTGGGCGCGATTTCCGGCGCCGTCGCGGGTCTGGTGGCCATCACCCCTGCGTCCGGGTTTGTGGGGCCGATGCCGGCCCTCATCATCGGGTTCATCGCCGGAGTTTTCTGCTACTGGATGGTCTCGAAAGTCAAGGCCCTGTTCGGGTATGACGATTCGCTCGACGCCTTTGGCGTTCATGGCGCCGGCGGCACGATCGGGGCGCTGCTGACCGGCGTATTCGCGAGCAGCGCCATCAATCCTATCTTCAAAGACGCCCAGGGCAACACGCTGCCGGTCGGCGTGATCGACGGCCATTCCGGACAGATGCTCAACCAGTTGGTGGGCGTCCTGATTGCATGGGGCCTGGCAATCGTCGGCACATTGATCATTTTGAAATTCGTCGATGCGGTTATCGGGCTGCGAGTGCCCGAAGAGCACGAGATCCAGGGCCTTGACCTGGCGCTGCACGGAGAGGAAGGCTACACCTTCGAGGCGTAG
- a CDS encoding SIS domain-containing protein has product MSFMMREILDQPRALLRCYKAEHKHVVELKRFAERQDFRMILLVARGTSDNAALFGRYLLELTTGKPVSLCAPSIHTLYHAKVDLRKALVIGISQSGEGTDINAVLHAARRQGAFTVGITNETKSAMAGIVDDAFFVRAGTQRSVAATKTYTGQLLMLYMLAAALGSHVTLERVGEIPRWAESSLKILPEIRRIVERYRFMRQCVVVARGLNYANAFELSLKLMETCYVVAERFSAADFLHGPIAMVESDFPVILFMPPGKTYADMKRLADRVRKLRAETLVISAEGVRLPGHTNAIRVPAEIPEVYTPIPYIIPGQLFACLLAELKGIDPDKPRSLKIVTRTL; this is encoded by the coding sequence ATGTCATTCATGATGAGGGAAATTCTGGACCAGCCGCGCGCCTTGCTGCGCTGCTATAAAGCTGAGCACAAGCACGTCGTTGAACTCAAGAGGTTCGCCGAACGCCAGGACTTCCGCATGATCCTGCTGGTTGCGCGCGGGACTTCTGACAATGCCGCGCTTTTCGGGCGTTACTTGCTGGAACTGACCACAGGCAAACCCGTGTCTCTGTGCGCGCCTTCGATCCATACGCTTTACCATGCCAAAGTCGATCTGCGGAAGGCGCTGGTGATTGGAATTTCGCAGTCCGGCGAGGGAACGGACATCAACGCGGTGCTCCATGCGGCACGCCGCCAGGGTGCGTTTACGGTGGGCATCACGAATGAAACGAAGTCTGCCATGGCCGGTATTGTGGATGACGCTTTCTTCGTGCGCGCCGGCACCCAGCGGTCGGTCGCCGCCACCAAGACCTATACCGGGCAACTCCTGATGCTCTACATGCTGGCGGCGGCACTGGGGTCCCACGTTACGCTCGAGCGAGTCGGCGAAATCCCGAGGTGGGCGGAAAGTTCACTCAAGATCCTTCCGGAAATCCGGCGCATCGTCGAGCGCTACCGCTTTATGCGGCAGTGCGTGGTGGTGGCCCGGGGGCTGAACTATGCAAACGCCTTTGAGCTTTCACTGAAACTGATGGAAACCTGCTATGTGGTTGCGGAAAGATTTTCCGCTGCCGATTTCCTGCACGGCCCCATCGCCATGGTCGAGAGTGACTTTCCGGTGATCCTCTTTATGCCGCCTGGAAAGACCTATGCGGACATGAAAAGGCTGGCAGACCGCGTCCGCAAGTTACGCGCGGAAACCCTCGTCATCTCCGCCGAAGGTGTGCGGCTGCCGGGCCACACGAACGCCATTCGCGTTCCCGCCGAAATCCCGGAAGTCTATACTCCGATTCCTTACATCATTCCGGGCCAGCTTTTTGCCTGCCTGCTGGCGGAACTGAAGGGGATTGATCCGGACAAGCCTCGCTCACTCAAAATCGTCACCCGGACGTTGTAG
- a CDS encoding Gfo/Idh/MocA family oxidoreductase — protein MSGNRKYSVVVVGLGKRGMHHADAFANNGRFEIVGLCDIDKERLDAAARKFGGPKTATDARALMQGLKPDVFCFCTLPQLRLDMVRLGVESGAGLIAFEKPVALSTSEALEVMKLVRGAKVKTVVSHQHRYGEHYKKVKEIIASGAIGRVHTVYGTATGWMMHMLTHLIEYIRWFNDYAEAEWVVGQAAGREKFADNHPSPDYVAGLIQFANGVRGIVESGDGAPDVPEVDYWWRKCRIGAQGTEGFAEVLTGGGWRAITRESGGVISGPGCMDYAHDMPPYIQEIADWLDDPKKVHPCNGESAYKGFELMMAICRSAVQRGKVKLPLGPGEPELEALKNVLPG, from the coding sequence ATGAGCGGAAACAGGAAATACAGTGTTGTTGTCGTAGGGCTCGGAAAGCGGGGAATGCACCACGCCGACGCCTTCGCGAACAACGGCCGTTTTGAGATTGTGGGTCTTTGCGATATTGACAAAGAGCGGCTGGACGCCGCAGCCCGGAAATTTGGCGGCCCTAAAACGGCCACCGACGCCAGGGCCCTGATGCAGGGGCTCAAGCCTGACGTATTCTGCTTTTGCACTCTGCCCCAATTGCGGCTGGACATGGTCCGCCTGGGCGTGGAATCGGGCGCGGGGCTGATTGCTTTTGAAAAACCGGTTGCCCTGAGTACCAGCGAAGCCCTCGAAGTGATGAAATTGGTGCGCGGTGCCAAGGTGAAGACCGTGGTGAGCCACCAGCATCGTTACGGCGAGCACTACAAGAAGGTGAAAGAGATCATTGCCAGCGGCGCGATCGGCCGGGTCCACACGGTCTACGGCACAGCCACAGGCTGGATGATGCACATGCTGACTCATCTGATTGAATACATACGCTGGTTCAATGATTATGCTGAAGCGGAATGGGTGGTGGGCCAGGCGGCAGGCAGGGAAAAGTTCGCCGACAATCATCCCTCGCCAGACTACGTGGCAGGTCTCATCCAGTTTGCAAACGGCGTTCGCGGCATCGTCGAGAGTGGCGATGGCGCGCCGGATGTTCCGGAAGTTGATTACTGGTGGCGAAAATGCCGGATAGGGGCCCAGGGTACGGAAGGCTTCGCCGAAGTCCTCACCGGCGGAGGCTGGCGCGCTATTACCAGGGAATCCGGCGGAGTGATTTCGGGGCCGGGTTGCATGGACTACGCCCACGACATGCCGCCCTACATTCAGGAGATCGCCGACTGGCTCGACGATCCGAAGAAAGTTCATCCCTGCAATGGCGAGAGCGCCTATAAAGGATTTGAGCTGATGATGGCTATCTGCCGGTCCGCCGTCCAGCGCGGCAAGGTCAAGCTGCCGCTCGGTCCTGGCGAGCCGGAACTGGAAGCTCTTAAAAATGTCCTCCCCGGGTAA
- a CDS encoding Gfo/Idh/MocA family oxidoreductase — protein MSEDSGKKIGRREFMGAAAAAAGFMIVAPQLVRGTAANSTLRVGLLGCGGRGTADATYTVETGKARLVALGDLFQDKLDEAKAHFDKFQQAKGIPAIERRLMFRGPNAYQEIANSKDVDAIIITTPAYFHPQHLAQVVTAGKHVYCEKPVAVDPAGCVSVLDSSRRAQGRLSLEVGFQLRNAPPYVEQVKRIHAGALGDIVSGEGHYYATWPKLPDWPKASADERTIRNWYYSRILSGDIIVEQNIHVIDVCNWVLQSHPVMASASSSHNGRPEKGNVAGHYSVVFKYPNGVSLTFGSTQFGNNPWEVGWRFFGTKGASEAHYSGPVAIYGDNAWKWGGSQPAAQASKQEFSTSGVFEDNLAQADPEKKMSFVDSILSGNFHNQAEQGVESALSCMMARHSSYTSQEVSYQTMATSGERWDADINMSQFA, from the coding sequence GTGAGTGAAGATTCCGGCAAGAAAATAGGGCGAAGAGAGTTTATGGGCGCCGCTGCGGCCGCGGCGGGTTTTATGATCGTGGCCCCGCAACTGGTGCGTGGAACGGCGGCAAATTCTACCCTCCGTGTCGGCTTGCTCGGCTGCGGAGGCCGCGGCACGGCAGACGCCACCTACACGGTCGAAACGGGCAAGGCGCGGCTGGTGGCCCTGGGCGACCTGTTCCAGGACAAACTCGATGAGGCCAAGGCCCACTTTGACAAGTTTCAGCAGGCAAAAGGGATTCCGGCAATCGAGCGCAGGCTGATGTTCCGGGGGCCAAACGCTTACCAGGAAATCGCGAACTCGAAAGATGTCGATGCCATCATCATCACGACTCCGGCATACTTCCACCCGCAGCACCTCGCGCAAGTAGTGACGGCGGGCAAGCATGTTTATTGTGAAAAACCCGTGGCGGTTGATCCCGCAGGCTGCGTTTCGGTGCTCGATTCCTCCCGCCGCGCCCAGGGGCGCCTGAGCCTCGAAGTCGGGTTCCAGCTCCGCAACGCTCCTCCTTATGTGGAGCAGGTGAAGCGGATTCACGCGGGTGCTTTGGGAGACATCGTTTCCGGTGAAGGCCACTACTACGCCACCTGGCCCAAGCTTCCTGACTGGCCGAAAGCCTCTGCGGACGAACGGACCATCCGCAACTGGTATTACTCACGCATCCTTTCAGGCGACATCATCGTGGAGCAGAACATCCACGTGATTGACGTGTGCAACTGGGTGCTCCAGTCGCACCCCGTCATGGCTTCGGCCTCGAGCTCCCATAACGGCCGGCCCGAGAAAGGCAATGTGGCCGGGCATTACAGCGTGGTGTTCAAGTACCCCAACGGCGTCAGTCTGACGTTCGGTTCCACGCAGTTCGGCAACAATCCGTGGGAAGTGGGCTGGCGGTTCTTCGGCACGAAAGGCGCTTCCGAGGCGCATTACTCCGGACCCGTTGCCATCTACGGCGACAATGCCTGGAAGTGGGGCGGAAGCCAGCCCGCAGCGCAAGCCTCGAAACAGGAATTTTCAACCTCCGGCGTTTTCGAGGACAATCTGGCGCAGGCGGACCCGGAGAAGAAGATGTCCTTTGTGGACAGCATTCTGAGCGGCAACTTCCATAATCAGGCCGAACAAGGCGTGGAATCGGCCTTGAGTTGCATGATGGCCCGGCACTCCTCCTACACAAGTCAGGAAGTCAGCTACCAAACGATGGCGACTTCAGGTGAGCGATGGGATGCGGACATCAACATGAGCCAATTCGCCTGA
- a CDS encoding RNA-binding protein, protein MKNLFVGNLPFTASEDELRDMFSAFGEVQQVRIMTDRDTGKSRGFAFVEIADDEAAAKAVSELNGKEFGGRALTINEARPKPERRGGGGFGGGGGFGGKRRGGGGGRGGSHGPHSPREPRW, encoded by the coding sequence ATGAAGAACCTTTTTGTAGGGAACCTTCCATTTACCGCCAGCGAAGACGAACTCCGAGATATGTTCAGTGCGTTCGGGGAAGTTCAGCAAGTGCGGATCATGACTGACCGCGACACCGGCAAATCTCGTGGCTTTGCTTTTGTGGAAATAGCAGACGACGAGGCGGCCGCAAAGGCTGTTTCTGAGCTCAATGGCAAGGAATTTGGCGGACGCGCGCTGACCATTAATGAAGCCAGGCCCAAACCCGAACGCAGGGGTGGCGGCGGGTTCGGAGGCGGGGGTGGGTTCGGCGGAAAGCGCCGGGGTGGCGGCGGTGGCCGCGGCGGGTCGCACGGACCGCATTCTCCTCGTGAACCACGGTGGTAG
- a CDS encoding DegT/DnrJ/EryC1/StrS family aminotransferase, whose protein sequence is MSKYQVDFYGHVRQYHNLKAEIDAAILEVLESGNYVLGPKVPQFEAELARYCNSKEAVGLNSGTDALVLVLKALSVGPGDEVITTSNTFFATAEAVWLVGATPVFVDIEPRTCNIDPNLIEAAISPKTKAIIPVHLYGQPAEMRQISKIAKAHKLYVIEDCAQALGARGDDFAIGELSDAVCTSFIIQKNLGCFGDGGAVTTNNSEMAAEIRKLRNHGSGKRSHHSLGYNSRLDDIHAAVLSVKLRQLDKWNDLRRERASEYDAGLAGTSLTLPTVRTGFRHIFHLYIVETEHRDELQEFLLSKGVRALTHYPIAIHQQEGFPFGETARISGSLEHTERSAARVLSLPMFPELTSDEVKLVISGIKEWEKSRKAVVGSVRA, encoded by the coding sequence GTGTCGAAGTATCAAGTTGATTTTTACGGCCACGTTCGCCAGTACCACAATCTGAAGGCAGAAATTGATGCGGCCATTCTGGAGGTCCTCGAGAGCGGAAATTACGTGTTGGGCCCCAAAGTGCCGCAGTTTGAAGCGGAACTGGCCAGGTACTGCAACAGCAAGGAAGCTGTGGGTCTTAACTCCGGCACGGACGCCCTGGTTCTGGTGCTGAAGGCCCTGAGCGTGGGTCCGGGGGATGAAGTCATAACAACCTCCAACACCTTCTTCGCGACGGCAGAAGCCGTATGGCTGGTTGGCGCGACGCCGGTTTTCGTGGATATCGAGCCCAGGACCTGCAATATTGATCCCAATCTAATCGAGGCGGCCATATCGCCGAAGACAAAGGCCATTATTCCAGTTCATCTCTACGGCCAGCCGGCCGAGATGCGCCAGATCTCAAAGATTGCAAAAGCCCACAAGCTGTATGTAATCGAGGATTGCGCGCAGGCACTCGGCGCGCGCGGCGATGACTTTGCGATTGGGGAGCTAAGCGACGCGGTGTGCACCAGTTTCATTATCCAGAAGAACCTGGGTTGCTTTGGGGACGGCGGCGCGGTGACCACAAACAATTCAGAAATGGCGGCTGAAATCCGCAAGCTGCGCAACCACGGATCGGGCAAGCGTTCCCACCACAGTCTCGGATACAACAGCCGGCTGGACGACATCCATGCCGCAGTGCTGAGCGTGAAATTAAGGCAGCTCGACAAATGGAACGACCTGCGGCGGGAGCGCGCCAGCGAATATGATGCCGGCCTGGCTGGCACCTCGCTGACGCTGCCTACGGTGCGGACCGGCTTTCGGCACATCTTCCACCTCTACATCGTTGAAACCGAGCACCGCGATGAGCTCCAGGAATTCCTTCTGAGCAAGGGTGTTCGCGCTCTGACCCACTACCCGATCGCCATCCACCAGCAGGAGGGATTTCCATTTGGGGAGACGGCGCGGATCTCCGGCTCTCTGGAACACACGGAGCGGTCAGCAGCCCGCGTGCTTTCACTGCCGATGTTCCCTGAACTGACCTCAGATGAAGTCAAGCTGGTGATCTCCGGAATCAAGGAATGGGAAAAATCGCGCAAGGCCGTGGTGGGTTCGGTCCGGGCTTAA
- a CDS encoding tetratricopeptide repeat protein: MLSILGAVPSLLPGTSLPPLPEVRTGHLFPAVVKQINEAYQTARAHSTDAAANGKLAMVLDTYEQYSLAEICYRRAHILDPKSFAWAYDLGYVLFKEGRYTQAVDALREALILRPGYVPAKLKLADSLFSARQAEAAGRLYQEISQQNPGSAEAWYGLGRVQAAQGNSKAAAQSLAKACDLVPRYGAAQFALATAYRKLGEADKASEHFKLYQANMTTVPPAVDPVRAAVQALDQSATAYLRRGLALADAGDLQGAIQQHLNAIQADPNEVQGYINLIQLYARVGENDKAVEAYRKAVSINPNRADCYYNYGVLMFNLRKMPEAEQAMRKALQINPFYAEAHDNLGYLLAIRGQLDEALDEYRKAVDERPDFRLARFHIGQALVNQGKYAPAIQEFQKILTPADASTPGYLYALGATYARAGDRQNALVYMRKARDEAAARSQEKLLSSINQDIATLEK, encoded by the coding sequence ATGCTTTCCATTCTTGGTGCAGTCCCTTCCCTGCTCCCTGGGACGTCTTTACCCCCCTTGCCGGAGGTCAGGACCGGCCATCTTTTTCCGGCAGTGGTGAAGCAGATCAATGAAGCCTATCAAACGGCCCGCGCCCATTCCACGGATGCCGCCGCCAACGGCAAGCTGGCCATGGTCCTCGACACGTACGAGCAATATTCTCTGGCAGAAATCTGTTACCGGCGAGCCCACATTCTCGATCCCAAATCCTTCGCCTGGGCGTACGATCTCGGGTATGTACTTTTCAAGGAGGGTCGATATACCCAGGCTGTCGATGCTTTGCGTGAGGCCCTCATACTCCGGCCCGGCTACGTCCCGGCAAAATTGAAGCTGGCGGACAGCCTGTTTTCAGCCCGGCAGGCGGAAGCCGCAGGCAGGCTCTACCAGGAAATCAGCCAACAAAACCCCGGCAGCGCCGAGGCGTGGTACGGCTTGGGTCGGGTGCAGGCGGCGCAAGGCAATTCGAAGGCCGCCGCCCAGTCACTGGCCAAAGCCTGTGATCTGGTCCCGCGTTACGGCGCGGCGCAGTTTGCGCTGGCGACGGCCTACCGGAAACTCGGAGAGGCGGACAAGGCCTCCGAACACTTCAAGCTGTATCAGGCCAACATGACTACCGTACCTCCGGCCGTCGACCCGGTACGTGCCGCAGTACAGGCGCTCGACCAAAGCGCGACTGCTTATCTTCGGCGGGGGCTGGCTCTGGCTGATGCGGGCGATCTTCAGGGAGCCATTCAGCAGCACCTGAACGCGATCCAGGCCGACCCGAACGAGGTGCAGGGATACATCAACCTTATCCAGCTCTATGCGCGCGTTGGCGAAAACGACAAGGCTGTGGAAGCCTACCGCAAAGCGGTCTCGATTAATCCGAACCGCGCGGACTGTTATTACAATTACGGAGTGCTCATGTTCAACCTGCGGAAAATGCCGGAGGCCGAACAGGCAATGCGAAAGGCCCTCCAAATTAACCCCTTTTATGCGGAGGCCCACGACAATCTGGGTTACCTGCTGGCGATACGCGGACAACTTGATGAAGCCCTTGACGAATACCGTAAAGCAGTTGATGAACGTCCCGATTTTCGGCTGGCGCGTTTTCACATCGGACAGGCCCTTGTGAACCAGGGTAAGTACGCGCCAGCCATTCAGGAATTTCAGAAGATCCTCACTCCCGCCGACGCCAGCACTCCTGGCTACCTCTATGCGCTCGGGGCCACTTATGCGCGCGCTGGAGACCGCCAAAACGCCCTCGTCTATATGCGAAAGGCCCGTGATGAGGCGGCGGCGCGCAGCCAGGAAAAGCTGCTTAGCAGCATCAATCAGGACATCGCCACTCTTGAAAAGTGA
- a CDS encoding Gfo/Idh/MocA family oxidoreductase, with amino-acid sequence MTEAIRIGIAGAGFAARFHMKGIRRVYGVPLTVSGVISNTPASRRKFAQEFGVKAFDTLEELCNASDVIDVCTPGSSHETVAVEALNRGKHVIVEKPFTGYYGPPGADGAKFRGNTFSKEIMLREALASCRRILEAASKSGKRIGYAEDWVYAPSVQKEREILEKSGGQILWLIGDESHSGSHSPYYGIWRFSGGGSIVGKACHPLSTALYLKAVEGKARDGKPIRPATVSARTHEITRLKAFRDAGIIRTGYDDIEDYGQIHITFEDGTVADIFASELVMGGVHNWLEVFANNHRTRCNLNPIDALTTFNPKEDFFKDIYVTEKISTKQGWNHPAPDEDWQHGYPQEFQDFLEAFRDNREPLANGVLASDSIAVLYSAYLSAERRGAEVEIPRA; translated from the coding sequence ATGACAGAAGCTATTCGAATCGGAATTGCCGGAGCGGGTTTCGCCGCGCGGTTCCACATGAAGGGCATTCGGAGAGTCTACGGCGTGCCTCTCACCGTCTCTGGCGTCATCTCCAACACGCCGGCTTCACGCCGGAAATTTGCGCAGGAGTTTGGCGTGAAAGCCTTCGATACTCTCGAAGAACTTTGCAACGCCTCCGACGTTATCGACGTATGTACTCCCGGGTCAAGCCATGAAACGGTGGCGGTTGAAGCGCTGAATCGCGGCAAGCACGTCATCGTCGAAAAGCCCTTTACCGGCTATTACGGGCCGCCTGGCGCGGATGGCGCCAAATTTCGCGGTAATACCTTCTCCAAGGAGATCATGCTGCGAGAGGCCCTGGCAAGCTGCCGCCGCATCCTCGAAGCCGCCAGCAAAAGTGGAAAGCGGATCGGCTACGCTGAAGATTGGGTCTATGCGCCTTCCGTGCAGAAGGAGCGCGAGATCCTGGAGAAGAGCGGCGGGCAGATCCTGTGGCTGATCGGCGACGAATCGCACAGCGGATCGCATTCTCCCTACTACGGTATCTGGAGATTTTCAGGAGGCGGTTCGATTGTGGGCAAAGCCTGCCATCCTCTCTCGACGGCGCTCTACCTGAAGGCGGTTGAAGGAAAGGCGCGCGACGGCAAGCCCATCCGGCCGGCTACCGTGTCAGCCAGGACGCACGAAATCACACGCCTGAAGGCTTTCCGCGACGCGGGGATTATTCGCACCGGCTACGACGACATTGAAGACTATGGCCAGATCCACATCACGTTTGAAGACGGGACCGTGGCCGACATTTTTGCTTCCGAGCTCGTCATGGGCGGCGTCCACAACTGGCTCGAGGTCTTTGCAAACAACCACCGCACCCGTTGCAACCTGAATCCGATTGACGCTCTTACCACCTTCAATCCGAAGGAGGATTTCTTCAAAGATATTTACGTTACGGAGAAGATTTCCACCAAGCAGGGATGGAACCATCCGGCGCCAGACGAAGACTGGCAGCATGGCTACCCGCAGGAGTTCCAGGACTTTCTCGAGGCCTTCCGCGACAATCGCGAGCCGCTGGCGAACGGGGTCCTCGCGTCCGACAGCATCGCCGTGCTCTACAGTGCCTATCTATCGGCCGAGCGCCGCGGCGCGGAGGTGGAAATCCCTCGTGCCTGA